In Microcella indica, the genomic window CACGTGCTGGGGGCCCACCACCGCCCGCACGAGGGCGTCGACGGCGTGAGCTTCGCCGTGTGGGCTCCGCACGCCCAGGCGGCCCGCGTGATCGGCGACTTCAACAGCTGGAACGGGGTCGGGCACGCGATGCGCCGCCTCGACGACAACGGCGTCTGGGAGCTCTTCGTGCCGGGCCTGGGCGCATGCTCCACCTACAAGTTCGAGCTGCTGAGCGCGGAGGGCACGTGGCTCACGCGCGCCGACCCGATGGCGCGCTACACCGAGACGCCGCCGGCGACGGCGTCGATCGTCGGCGACACCGACTACACGTGGAACGACGACGACTGGATGGCGCGGCGCGCCGCGCACGACCCGCACGGTCAGGCGATGAGCGTCTACGAGATGCACCTCGGCTCGTGGCGCCCGGGCCTCGGCTACCGCGAGCTCGCCGACCCGCTCATCGAGTACGTCACCGAGCTGGGGTTCACGCACGTCGAGTTCATGCCGCTCTCCGAGCACCCCTACGGCCCCAGCTGGGGCTACCAGGTGACCGGCTACTACGCCCCCACCGCACGATTCGGGCATCCGGATGACCTGCGCTACCTCATCGACCGGCTCCACCAGGCCGGCATCGGCGTCATCATGGACTGGGTGCCCGCGCACTTCCCCAAGGACGAGTGGGCGCTCGGCCGGTTCGACGGCAAGGCCCTGTACGAGCATCCCGACCCTCGTCGCGGTGAGCAGCCGGACTGGGGCACCTACGTCTTCGACCTCGGCCGCAGCCAGGTGCGCAACTTCCTCGTCGCCAACGCCCTGTACTGGCTCGAGGAGTTCCACATCGACGGCCTGCGCGTCGACGCCGTCGCGAGCATGCTCTACCTAGACTACTCGCGCTCCGACGGCGAGTGGCTGCCCAACGTGCACGGCGGCCGCGAGAACCTCGAGGCGATCGCCTTCCTGCAGGAGACCACCGCGACGGCGTACAAGCGCGTGCCCGGCATCGTCATGATCGCGGAGGAGTCCACCTCGTGGCCGGGCGTGACGCGCGCCACGAGCGAGGGCGGGCTCGGCTTCGGCATGAAGTGGAACATGGGGTGGATGCACGACACCCTCAGCTACTTCCAGCGCGACCCGATGTGGCGCTCGCACCACCACGGCGAGATCACCTTCAGCTTCCTCTACGCCTTCAGCGAGAACTTCATGCTGCCCATCAGCCACGACGAGGTCGTGCACGGCAAGGGTTCGCTGCTGGGCAAGATGCCGGGCGACCAGTGGCAGAAGCTCGCGAACATGCGCGCCTACCTCGCCTTCATGTGGGCGCACCCCGGCAAGCAGCTGCTCTTCATGGGGCAGGAGTTCGGGCAGCCGAGCGAGTGGAGCGAGCAGCGCGGCCTCGACTGGTGGATTCTCGATCAGCCCGTGCACCGAGGGCTGCACCGGCTCGTCGCGCAGCTCAACCGCGTGTACCGCGACAACGCCGCCCTGTGGGAGCTCGACAACTCCCCCGCCGGATTCGAGTGGCTCGAGGGCGGCGATGCGGGCAACAACGTCATCGCGTTCGAGCGGCGCGCGGCGAACGGCGCGCCCGTCGTCGGCGTCTTCAACTTCAGCGGCAACACGGTCGGCCCCTACCGCCTGCCGCTGCCGCACGCGGGCGTGTGGCGCGAGGTTGTCAACACCGACGCCGAGGAGTTCGGCGGCTCAGGCGTGGGCAACTTCGGCCAGGTGACGGCGGAGGACTCCGCCTACGGCGGGCGCCCCGCCTCGGTCGAGCTCACGCTGCCGCCCCTCGCGGGGCTCTACTTGAGCCCCGCCTGAGCTCGCAGCCTCAGTAGAGGAGGTTGGTGAAGGCGCGGCGCGCGGCGATCGTGCGCTCGTCCTCGGCCCCGACGATCTCGAAGTAGTCGAGAAGGCGGGTGCGGACGACCGCCTTGCCGTCGGCGTCGAGACCAGGAAAGAGGGTGAGCAGG contains:
- the glgB gene encoding 1,4-alpha-glucan branching protein GlgB is translated as MADEKRPAQKPAATTPTEKQASKPAADTALPALHDDHRRALVEGRHPRPHDALGPHALDGGWVVRVVRPLAATVTVVRADGTRVPLEHVADGLWHGFLPGEGQAYTVESTYDGGPDWHTDDAYRFVPSVGDVDLHLWGEGRHEQLWHVLGAHHRPHEGVDGVSFAVWAPHAQAARVIGDFNSWNGVGHAMRRLDDNGVWELFVPGLGACSTYKFELLSAEGTWLTRADPMARYTETPPATASIVGDTDYTWNDDDWMARRAAHDPHGQAMSVYEMHLGSWRPGLGYRELADPLIEYVTELGFTHVEFMPLSEHPYGPSWGYQVTGYYAPTARFGHPDDLRYLIDRLHQAGIGVIMDWVPAHFPKDEWALGRFDGKALYEHPDPRRGEQPDWGTYVFDLGRSQVRNFLVANALYWLEEFHIDGLRVDAVASMLYLDYSRSDGEWLPNVHGGRENLEAIAFLQETTATAYKRVPGIVMIAEESTSWPGVTRATSEGGLGFGMKWNMGWMHDTLSYFQRDPMWRSHHHGEITFSFLYAFSENFMLPISHDEVVHGKGSLLGKMPGDQWQKLANMRAYLAFMWAHPGKQLLFMGQEFGQPSEWSEQRGLDWWILDQPVHRGLHRLVAQLNRVYRDNAALWELDNSPAGFEWLEGGDAGNNVIAFERRAANGAPVVGVFNFSGNTVGPYRLPLPHAGVWREVVNTDAEEFGGSGVGNFGQVTAEDSAYGGRPASVELTLPPLAGLYLSPA